Proteins encoded in a region of the Paenibacillus sp. E222 genome:
- a CDS encoding TerC family protein — translation MELFSPAFWLALLNVVFIDLILAGDNAIVIGLAARNLHPSVQKRAILYGTGGALLIRIVATVIVLWLLKVPWLLLVGGLLLIWIAYKLLADQGEEHSDIKAGSSLWVAVRTIVIADAAMGLDNVIAVAGAAQQHLVLVILGLLISVPIIVWGSTLFIKLINHFPWIIYLGAIVLGYTASNMITEEHRLVPFFTEHPALRILFIVLVTGGVVFAGYRKRASSNKPGGERQHSYS, via the coding sequence ATGGAGTTGTTTAGCCCCGCTTTTTGGCTAGCGTTGTTGAACGTTGTATTTATTGATCTAATTCTGGCTGGCGATAATGCCATCGTGATTGGTCTTGCAGCTCGAAATTTGCACCCTTCTGTGCAGAAAAGGGCGATTCTTTACGGAACAGGCGGCGCACTTTTGATTCGCATTGTAGCCACCGTGATTGTGCTCTGGCTGCTTAAAGTGCCTTGGCTGCTCCTTGTTGGGGGATTACTCCTAATTTGGATTGCGTACAAGCTATTGGCAGATCAAGGGGAAGAACATTCCGATATCAAGGCTGGCAGTTCTCTCTGGGTAGCTGTGCGTACAATTGTTATCGCAGATGCTGCCATGGGACTGGATAACGTCATCGCCGTTGCCGGTGCAGCACAGCAGCACTTGGTACTTGTTATACTCGGACTGCTGATCAGTGTGCCTATTATCGTTTGGGGCAGTACGTTGTTTATCAAGTTAATTAATCATTTCCCTTGGATCATTTATCTGGGAGCTATCGTGCTAGGGTATACGGCTTCCAATATGATTACAGAGGAACACCGTCTCGTGCCTTTCTTCACTGAGCATCCTGCACTGAGAATCTTATTTATCGTTCTCGTTACTGGTGGTGTCGTATTTGCGGGATATCGCAAACGTGCAAGCAGCAATAAACCAGGTGGAGAGCGTCAGCACTCCTATTCCTAA
- a CDS encoding TerC family protein, with product MDTLWLLTEILMINLVLSGDNAVVIALASKDLPARQRKQAVWWGAFGAVVLRCLLTFAAVLLLGIPFIQAAGGLLLLWIAVKLLLQNEDEVHIRKASTTWKAIQTILIADFVMSLDNVLAIAALADGDLALTVIGIAISIPIVVWGSGLIVGLLKRFPILVFAGSGILAFTAGEMVMNDPKLGQWLGGLAAEAHTLLPAAMACLVIAIGGAHKFVRRNV from the coding sequence ATGGATACGCTATGGCTGTTGACCGAAATATTAATGATCAATCTGGTTCTGAGTGGAGATAATGCGGTTGTTATCGCACTTGCAAGTAAGGATTTGCCTGCGAGACAGCGCAAGCAGGCAGTATGGTGGGGGGCTTTCGGCGCTGTTGTTTTGCGCTGCTTGTTAACCTTTGCAGCTGTGCTGCTATTGGGGATTCCTTTTATTCAGGCGGCTGGCGGTCTGCTGTTGCTATGGATTGCTGTTAAGCTGCTGCTTCAGAATGAAGATGAAGTACATATTCGTAAAGCGTCCACGACCTGGAAAGCGATCCAAACGATTTTGATTGCTGACTTTGTCATGAGTCTGGATAATGTTCTCGCAATTGCTGCTCTGGCGGATGGGGACTTGGCGCTCACGGTCATCGGAATTGCTATAAGTATTCCGATTGTGGTGTGGGGCAGCGGATTAATTGTCGGTTTGTTGAAGCGGTTTCCGATTCTGGTATTTGCCGGTTCAGGTATTTTGGCCTTCACAGCAGGTGAGATGGTGATGAATGATCCGAAGCTGGGACAGTGGCTTGGCGGCTTGGCAGCTGAGGCGCATACCTTGCTGCCTGCAGCTATGGCTTGTCTTGTAATCGCGATTGGAGGAGCGCATAAGTTCGTTCGTCGAAACGTGTAA
- a CDS encoding cysteine desulfurase family protein: MKYFDYAATTPPHPDVVRTMAEIMEAQYGNPSSIHGYGERAHQLLRRARAGCAAAIDVKPEEIVFTSGATESNNLAIKGAALRYQSRGKHIITTATEHASVYESFVQLQQWGWDVTWLPVDSDGLVSAQQVMDAIRSDTVLVSLMHVNNETGAIHPIAEIGVRLKKEAPKVLFHVDGVQGFGKLDAKPAEWGADLYSLSAHKIRGPKGAGLLYVRSGVELTPLLSGGSQEQGLRAGTENVPLLVGMAKAMRLAAERQADFAQRTTILRDRIMQVIDTIPGLVLNSRKEGAPHIVHFSYPGMKAEVALHTLEQLGVTVSTQSACSSRSAEPSRVLLAMGRDNACAAGGLRISLGDEHIEEDVALLEQALHQMVAQLRPLERRM, from the coding sequence TTGAAATATTTTGATTATGCAGCAACGACGCCTCCTCATCCGGATGTCGTTCGAACTATGGCTGAGATTATGGAGGCGCAATATGGAAATCCGTCTTCGATTCATGGATATGGTGAGCGTGCTCATCAGTTGTTACGCCGAGCGCGAGCTGGTTGTGCTGCCGCTATTGATGTGAAACCGGAGGAAATCGTATTTACCTCAGGCGCAACCGAGAGCAACAATCTTGCCATTAAAGGCGCAGCATTGAGGTATCAGTCCCGGGGCAAACATATCATTACAACTGCAACGGAGCATGCTTCGGTATATGAGAGTTTTGTGCAGTTGCAGCAGTGGGGATGGGATGTCACTTGGCTTCCCGTCGATTCCGACGGTCTGGTTAGCGCCCAGCAGGTAATGGATGCCATAAGATCAGATACGGTGCTTGTGAGTCTGATGCATGTGAACAATGAAACGGGAGCAATACATCCAATTGCTGAAATTGGAGTACGACTGAAAAAGGAAGCGCCAAAGGTGCTTTTTCATGTGGATGGTGTGCAGGGTTTTGGCAAGTTGGATGCTAAACCTGCGGAATGGGGCGCGGATCTGTACAGCTTGTCTGCTCACAAGATTCGTGGTCCCAAAGGAGCTGGACTTCTCTACGTACGAAGTGGAGTGGAGCTTACGCCTCTACTGTCCGGGGGGTCCCAAGAGCAGGGGTTGAGAGCGGGAACTGAAAACGTACCTTTGCTTGTGGGTATGGCGAAGGCAATGCGTCTCGCTGCGGAACGTCAGGCTGACTTTGCGCAGCGTACAACGATTTTGCGAGATCGTATTATGCAGGTCATAGATACGATTCCCGGACTTGTGCTAAATAGTCGTAAAGAGGGTGCACCGCACATTGTTCATTTTTCCTATCCTGGAATGAAGGCAGAAGTGGCACTGCATACCCTGGAGCAACTTGGAGTAACTGTTTCTACACAATCTGCCTGCTCTTCGCGATCGGCTGAACCCAGCAGGGTATTGCTCGCCATGGGCAGGGATAATGCTTGTGCTGCTGGTGGATTGCGTATTAGTCTTGGAGATGAACATATAGAAGAAGATGTGGCTCTGCTGGAGCAGGCTTTACATCAGATGGTGGCGCAGCTGCGCCCGTTGGAAAGGCGGATGTGA
- the thiI gene encoding tRNA uracil 4-sulfurtransferase ThiI yields the protein MKYDMLLLRFGEFMLKGKNRARFEKTIITQVRSLLKPYPGASLRKEFGRLYVDLGGESHTELIAVLKRVFGVMSISPVKVTPSEADQIVETAIAFMDERESEFKEGTTFKVNARRVWKEFPNSSHEMNHLVGSPILRKFQQLSVDVRQPDIELRVEIRDQGTYIFSEVIPAVGGFPLGTNGKAMLLLSGGIDSPVAAWSSMRRGLEVECVHFYSYPFTSQRAKEKVIDLARALADHAGTIKLHLVPFTEIQTAFTQLGQDNLIITLMRRSMLRIATKLAERERALALITGDSLGQVASQTLPSMNVIGRATDLPLLRPLVMMDKQEIITLSKQIGTYDISILPYEDCCTLFVPKSPTTNPNLRIVDKIEATMSQLPEWVEQAVEKTETITLHAGENFMVTNQQDEANEMKEEWF from the coding sequence ATGAAATATGATATGCTGCTTCTCCGTTTCGGAGAGTTTATGTTAAAAGGAAAAAACCGTGCCCGGTTTGAAAAAACAATCATCACCCAGGTACGTTCCCTGCTCAAACCTTATCCAGGTGCAAGTCTGCGTAAGGAGTTTGGACGGTTGTATGTCGATCTGGGTGGTGAATCTCATACAGAGCTGATTGCTGTGCTGAAACGAGTATTCGGTGTTATGTCGATCAGTCCCGTTAAAGTGACCCCATCTGAAGCTGATCAGATCGTGGAGACTGCCATCGCTTTTATGGATGAGAGGGAGTCTGAATTCAAAGAAGGTACCACATTCAAAGTTAATGCACGGCGTGTATGGAAAGAGTTCCCCAATTCTTCCCATGAAATGAACCATCTCGTAGGTTCTCCTATTCTTCGGAAATTCCAGCAGTTAAGTGTAGACGTGCGTCAACCTGACATTGAACTGCGTGTGGAAATTCGGGATCAGGGCACGTATATCTTCAGTGAGGTGATTCCGGCTGTAGGCGGGTTCCCCCTGGGCACAAATGGAAAAGCAATGCTGTTATTATCGGGTGGCATAGATAGCCCTGTAGCGGCATGGTCTTCGATGCGTAGAGGTCTGGAAGTGGAATGTGTACACTTTTACAGTTATCCGTTCACAAGCCAGCGTGCCAAAGAAAAGGTCATTGATTTGGCGCGTGCACTTGCTGATCATGCAGGCACAATTAAGCTGCATCTGGTTCCTTTTACGGAAATTCAAACAGCATTTACCCAACTGGGACAGGATAACTTGATCATCACACTGATGCGCCGCTCCATGTTACGTATTGCAACCAAGCTGGCTGAACGTGAACGTGCGCTTGCACTGATTACCGGAGATAGTCTGGGACAGGTAGCGAGCCAAACCTTGCCAAGCATGAATGTCATTGGACGTGCGACGGATCTGCCGCTGCTGCGGCCGCTTGTCATGATGGACAAACAGGAAATTATAACTTTATCCAAACAGATCGGAACGTACGATATATCGATTCTGCCATATGAGGATTGTTGTACTCTTTTTGTACCAAAATCCCCCACGACGAACCCAAATCTTCGTATTGTGGATAAAATCGAAGCGACCATGAGTCAGCTGCCGGAATGGGTGGAGCAGGCGGTGGAGAAGACAGAAACCATTACGCTGCATGCAGGTGAAAACTTTATGGTAACCAATCAGCAGGATGAAGCTAATGAAATGAAAGAAGAGTGGTTCTGA